Below is a window of Arabidopsis thaliana chromosome 2, partial sequence DNA.
ttttcttttctcaatatataaaactcttttttttatgtatgaaGAGCACAATGAGTTCAccagataaataaataaagcgATTTTGATTGGTCTCTCTGTCACTGAGGGGTCATTGATTTGTTCGTAATTTTTGTGCCTGCCTTTTGTAAGGGCATTGACGATAGATACTGAGTGAACGAACagacaaattatatatagactATACATTTGTTAATTATAGATTAGGATTTATACAACTCAGAGagtaattatataataaaatgatcCAGCCACTGTGAGTAACGTGAGGCCTTCTTGAGTCATCATGACTCACCTATCGTGCCACCGTCCAGTGCCTCGCTTACACCATGTCGACTACTTGatttatcaaaccaaattattCCCGATTGCTCATAATAAAATGtaggaaacaaaacattaatttgTCTGCGTTTGCTAAATTGTAAAATAGTCTAAACACTAGGCGTCCtcgagtttttttcttccttttcaaaCCAGTTTGGTAACGTCAGATTTAGTTGACATATGAATGTAGTTTTATTActtaatttgaatttaaattgcATAAGGGCCAATCATGAGATTCGTCgtattcatttttgtttttaatttaaatatacgATCGATTTTGTCTATTGTGCATATTATGCATCTGCTGGAGTCAAACTTGACTCTTGATCGTCGGAAAGGGACTTCTCCATTTATGTATTATAATGGacgtaaacaaaaattgtgaGTTATCGACACAACTTCAGAAACACCTCTCATTTATGGTATATTGTGAATAAACGAATAAGTTATCCATTGGAAAAATTAAATCAGTAGCTAGTAGaaacatatatgaaaaaatatactGCGACAGACAGTATATTAACTGGGAAAGGAGAAAAAccgagaaagaaaagaaattgtcAAAGGAAATCAATCgtatttaattaagaaaaggaaatcTCAACTGAATCTGCCCTTTTTTGGTTAAGGGGGCTTCAGATTAAAAAAGAGTTATCGCTTCataatgaatgaatgaatatTCAGTACAGGTCACGACGTCATGTTACGTACGACTAAAACCGCCCATTTTCAGAATCAGAGCCGATCGGGGTATTGTTTAATAACGGATTTAACGATCGTGCATGTCATTTCGTTATAATTCCAAGCTTtctcatcattatcattttattatcATCTTTATCAACTTAAACAGACTCTTCTTTGGCGGCCCATTCACAGCCCATATAATGATTCTTAAGAAAAGAAACCACTCGCTACCGAtgtaacaacaaaattattaaaatgatCACTAGTATTATAGTTTTCATTAAAACGACAAATCCATGTCCGTACTTGTCAACACACAccacaaaacatatacatatatatcaatctCTCAGGCCAGAGGATTATTCAAATCATTAATTTGTCGAAATCCATCACTTGAAAGTCGGGTTAGCACGAGCAATGGTGGAAGAGGAACTGAGCTTCATCTTTGCCTTCTTTATGTACTCAGAGAACTGATCTGATGATCTCCGGCCACTACTACCTACGTGAGAGATAGGCACATGGTGGTGAAGATGATCATGACGTGTCTGATCTGTTTCATCACTTGTCTCCCACGCATCCTCCTTCATCATATCACCGACATTCGTCATCGCCCTTATCTTCAGCTTCGCTTTCTTTATATACTCGGTGAACCTCTCGTCCGTTTTGATCGTAGTATCCACTCGAGCGATCACCGGTTCCACCTTTGTAATGGGTTTGGCTGCCCTAGGCCTAGCCGATGTCTCTGCAAATTTGACGCGAACAGCCTCTGCTGGTGAAGATTTGGTGGAGATGCGACGAACGGTTCGGACAGGACTAGTCACTGCTCTGAAGATCTTCTCGCACactctgttttcttgcttcttcttgctaCTACTCTGTGATGATGAGTTCTTTGCCATGGATGTCACCTTGGGAAGTACTAAAGGTGATCTGTGCAGAGAAGATAGTGACATTAACGAGCTTTTTATAATGCAAAATCTATGtgattttatctttgttaATTGCAGAATAACGTGTTTCAACATGCAACAAGCGAAGAAATTACAACTTGTTGAAAAGAGGAAAGTTGGAAACTTTTacaagtttttcaaaaaaggaAGAGTGATGTTAGAAAGGGATCGGATTCTGATTCcactatgttttctttctttctttcttcttcgttgtttTTGTTTCGGATTGTTACGTTCCTGTCAGGATTTGAGAATCATGCATCAGCTGTCACTCCTCTCAGGAGGGGGAGATTATATCTACTTGTAACATACTAATCTTCCAATAAATAAGCACTTcacatattattaaaatacagTAGATTCTCATAATTAGGCCATTTTCCATAAgcttttgtttacttatttcAATCCACTAGTATGCTTTTCACATTATTCTTTTCCTGCAATTTAGCATGAATCATGTATGCAATTTAgcatgaatcatatatatgaaacggGGGTTTACTAAAACTCTATACATAAATTTCTAAAACTCTAACCCACTCCAACCCGGTTTTTTCTGTTCGGGTATCGGGTCCGGTTTTTTTTTCGCAGGCCCTAATTAAGACattcaagaaaacaagaagaagcataagaAGAGGCCTAAATGCCCAGAGAATTAAACAAATGGGcctttaacaat
It encodes the following:
- a CDS encoding uncharacterized protein (unknown protein; FUNCTIONS IN: molecular_function unknown; INVOLVED IN: biological_process unknown; LOCATED IN: chloroplast; EXPRESSED IN: male gametophyte, root, flower, carpel; EXPRESSED DURING: 4 anthesis, petal differentiation and expansion stage; Has 3 Blast hits to 3 proteins in 1 species: Archae - 0; Bacteria - 0; Metazoa - 0; Fungi - 0; Plants - 3; Viruses - 0; Other Eukaryotes - 0 (source: NCBI BLink).), whose protein sequence is MSLSSLHRSPLVLPKVTSMAKNSSSQSSSKKKQENRVCEKIFRAVTSPVRTVRRISTKSSPAEAVRVKFAETSARPRAAKPITKVEPVIARVDTTIKTDERFTEYIKKAKLKIRAMTNVGDMMKEDAWETSDETDQTRHDHLHHHVPISHVGSSGRRSSDQFSEYIKKAKMKLSSSSTIARANPTFK